CTTCAACACTGAACTGATTTCCTCCACTTGTTCCGTTAGAACGACAACCAGCTGGACGCAgacgagctggagctggagccgcTGGAGAACGCCCTGCACCTGAGCGGCTGCCACAGAGCCGGGGCCTCCGTCCTGGGCCCCGGGCCGGCTGGCGCTGCCGCCGGGGGGGGCTCCCACGGCCACGGCCCCCCCCTGTACGGGGAGCCCCCGGACCTGCTGCAGACGGTGCTGAGCAACAGCCAGGAGCTGGACAGCGGCGTGGGCCGGACGGACGAAAGCACGCGCTACGAGGAGTCGTCGGAGCACGACCTCCTGGGAGACGACCACACCAGCGCCTccaacaccaacaccaccaaCACGCCGGGCAGCATGCGCAAGTTCCTGTCCGGCAGAGGGGACACGCCGCCCCTGCTGCACTCGCAGGAGCTGCAGTTCAGCACCGActccctgctgggcctggaCTGCTTCAGCACGCTGGACCAGGTGGAGCGGCTGGAGCGGGCCTACATGACGGACCCCGTGAGGATGATCATGATGCCCGGCCTGACGGAGGAGGAGTGTGAGCGGTACAAAGAACTGCTGGAAATCAAGTGCTTCTACGAGAAGAACTGTAGTCCCCCGGGGCTGGCGCCAGAGGAGGGCGGGGTCTCGCTGGATGAGAACCGGAACGAGAGCCTGACCCAGCACGAGATGGCTCTTCTGGAGGAGGAACTCCGCCACCTTGAGTTCAAGTGTCGCAACATCCTGAGGGCGCAGAAGATGCAGCAGCTGAGGGAGCGCTGCATGAAGGCCTGGCCGCAGGAGGACAAGAGCGGGGCGGCGGGGGTCGGCATGGGGGCCGGACGGCTGGACATGACGGACCCGCTGGGGAACGAGGAGTCGTGCCACCACGCCCTGTCGGACATCAACGAGCTGCCGGAGAGGGACCGCTCCGACAAGGACAGCACCAGCGCCTACAACACCGGGGGGGAGAGCTGCAGGAGCACCCCTCTGGTCAACGAGCAGCACCCGTCCCCCTCCACCCACAGCCCCGAGGGCGGGGACaccctcctccaaacctccaccAGGCAGAAGGAGAGAGGGACCAGAGCCAAGCGAGGGGACGAGTCGCAGGCCAACCTGAACCAGCCCAAGTCGCCGCACGCTCACCGGAGAGGAGCCGAGGCCAAGACCTGCAGCCCCGGCTCCAAGGCCAGGTCCCTCCCCCACGATGCCAGGAGGGGGTCGGACGCAGGGGTGAGGCGGAACCCCACCCCCGGGGGGACGGCAGAAAGGGCTGGGGGGCGAAGTGCAGAGAACAGCCCGTACCTGTCCCGCCGGCAGGCGGAGGTGAAGCTGCCGCAGCGCTACCTGAGCTGCATGCAGCTGCGCTCGCCGTCGGCCTCCGAGCGCCTGGGCCTCAGGACCAACCCGGCCCTGGAGGGGGGGGACGACGCCAGCCCCATGAGCCTGGGCAGCACCTGCAAGGACGTGGCCCATACCCCCAGTACTGTGACTGTACCGCTGTCCCCGCCCCTGCTGCCCGCTTCCCCTCGCATGGAGTGGAAGGTGAAGATCCGGAGCGACGGCTCACGCTACGTGGCCAAGCGGCCCGTGAGGGACCGGCTCCTGAAGGCCCGGGCCATGAAGATCCGGGAGGAGCGCAGCGGCATGACCACGGACGACGACGCCGTGAGCGAGATGAAGATGGGTCGCTACTGGAGCAAAGAGGAGCGCaagcagcagctgctgaggGCCCGGGAGCAGCGGCGGCGCCGGGAGTTCATGATGCAGAGCCGCCTGGACTGCCTGCGCGAGCGGGAGCAGGGAGGCGGCGGGGgcggccagcagggggcgccaccGCAGGAACCCACCTCCATCCTGGAGCTGTGCCACCGCAGGAGCGGGAAGAAGCGCAGCCGCAAGATCCTGGACAACTGGATCACCATCCAGGAGCTGCTGGCTCACGGGAGCAGGTCTGCTGACGGGAAGAAGGTGTACAACCCGCTGCTGTCCGTCACCACCGTCTGAGACTAGACTGGGAGGAAAATACCAACGGTTGTGGAGGGAGGAGACAGTCTGGATGAACACGAGCTGCTTCAGGGGCAGAAAGATTTGTGGGATGCAAGGCATAAAATCTGTGattaaaaattcaaaatggccccAAATTTGAAACATTAGAATAAAAACCCTTATGGCTGAGACTGCCAGGCTAAGTGAGTCCCAGAACCACAAGAATCTTAgcaaaatgcacaaaaaaaacctgGTTGATCTGAAGACAAACGTTTTCTGCACTCGGTTTCAAAGGTAACGCGTCAGAATATTGTTAGATATGAACTTTTGCTTCTTAAAAGCTTTGATGTCACTTTCCTGATCTGTAATACATTAAACATTAGAATAAAAACCCTTATGGCTGAGACTGCCAGGCTAAGTGAGTCCCAGAACCACAAGAATCTTAgcaaaatgcacaaaaaaaacccaaataaaaACCTGGTTGATCtgaaattttttctttttttaatcagagCACAGACAGCATTTATTTAAACACGTTCAGGAGTCTAGTTAAACGGTTGTATAGCAACAAAAATGATCCTACCAGCTGCTGAAAGTACCTCACAAATGTAAGATGTGTGCTGGCCttgattacatttttataaTTGACAGAAACTGGGGTGATGAAGTCTCAAAGTCCCTTCTGTGCCATAAAACTGAATAACCGGTGTCCACAAATGTTTTGATGAAATGCATCTTTATAAGAACTGTGTGCGACATTTAatgtatatgcatttttttctgcattatTACAGTGTTTCATGTGTTCACAAATGCTCCTTTGTTTTGTCGGCATCGTTGTGCGACTACGGATGCGTCTTGATTACGAGGAGCTGAGCGGTGCCTTCACTTCAGGCAGACTTGACTGTAGAGCACAAGGTTCAATGTGACTGAGCAGAAAGACTAAAAAAATTGTAGtagtgaaataaaaacaggaacaCAGAGCAGGTGACGTTTTTAACGCCAGAAAGTCGCATGAAAACAAGCACAAGAATTTTAATCCAGAGTTGATGGGGTTCTCAGAGTTGCTGCTGACGTGTGACAGATCTGACATCCCAGTCAGAGCAGAACGGGCCTTTTCAACTCAAGTTCAAGTCTTACTAACTTTATAAGTCAAGTTGCTTTCTACCCAAGCTCTTACCATGACATGTAGGACTGAGAATCAACAGCTGAATTATTCACAAAGCTGCTTTTGCCATTCGAATATTCAAGATATTTCTCTGAACTTTTCAGAATGTGCCACATTCCCTGCAAGCTAGTACATTTCAGCTTCtaagaaaatgtaaattttaACACTGACTGTGACCaagtagtttttctttttgcttttttgcaAATGATTGTTAGAGAAATACAAGAAATTCCTTTGTAACTTCCAGCTGAATCAGCTGTTTGCTCCAACCTTGCTCCCTTCTCAGCGACTGGAGTCTTTTCTTTCTAAAGGCCGACGGAGAAAcgctgctgcttttgtttggCTCTCCTGCATGTTTCATATCGACACACGTTTTTCCATGTACTTGAAGGCTTTTACCATACTGTAATTGTGGATGTCTACGACTTTGCTAAAAATTATaacctaaaacaaaaaaaaaaaaaaagaagaaatggtgTTCTTGTTCAATATTGTGATGTTGTGTCTGCCATTTTACAGTCAAagcttttctaaataaatgctGTGATCATGAAAGCCATTCCCTGCCCcgttcttaaaaaaaacagttatgTCAGCTCGTCAAGGTGAGAAATAATGACTCAACAGGTCCTAAACAAGTCTAAACCTTTATTTTTTCCTAACAAGagtgaaaagaaacaaaggcAACAGTAAAATGAAAAGTTTATACATAAACTCACAACTGTGTGTCTGCAAtatcaacaataataataataatataatcattTTAACCAATAAACAAAAGGAGACAAAGTGAGTTACAGTGAAGTTACCTTAATATGCAAAAAGAAGttctgtgtatgtctgtgtgtgtgtgtgtgttgtggggATGGGGGGGTCAAAATATGGAGTCCGAAAGGTgggagctaaaaaaaaaaaagaaaaaaaaaaatggcattgagaggaaggagggaaagCAAAGACAAATCAAAGAGTTACAGAAATCCATTTTGGGAAAGTAGCACCAAAACATCTATGCCTGTTTTTAACACTTCCCAAAATTTACTTTGTTTATTGAAAATGTATGTCCCCCTCAAAACAGTTCCAAACACAAGATTAAatacaactaaaaaaaaaagatgcaagtGTAACTAACCCTGGTAGGTTTCCCAGATCAGCAGTCAACGCCTAAGATTCATGCCCAACAACAGTCTTAACAAACCCATAGCTTATCTGGAGTCCAGGAGTGAAACTGCAACTACCAGTCCTGAGGCCAGCTTCCATCAAACTAGCATTGAACAAAGATGGGAGATACGTAGCATACCGACGGGACCTCAGAGACGACTCTAAACCAAAGATATTCATTGAACAGTAAACTCACATCGGCCCACAGAGTCGTATAACGTCCCAGGGAACAGTGGAACCAGGGGAGGGGGTAGTAAAGTTTAAGT
This is a stretch of genomic DNA from Cololabis saira isolate AMF1-May2022 chromosome 12, fColSai1.1, whole genome shotgun sequence. It encodes these proteins:
- the LOC133456696 gene encoding PDZ domain-containing protein 4-like isoform X1, yielding MGCNMCVVHKPEEQYRVMFQKGHIGNMLCSFDPDGRLKMNGKELSCLSGDPTLDIRDPVRCNIPRRGPRRRGGAAGAPAGQLTVTMGMADCVDSCTQTDISFQHMLTLGRSSQHPCGAPPPPDPPPSPPLPPLLEPYLLNEIFTEPVYYDPTDYFDITQHEVDRQDELEYEEVELYKSRQQDKLGLTVCYRTDDEEDLGIYVGEVNPLSIAAMDGRIRKGDRILQINGVDIQNREEAVAILTREDSTNVSLLLARPEMENDNQLDADELELEPLENALHLSGCHRAGASVLGPGPAGAAAGGGSHGHGPPLYGEPPDLLQTVLSNSQELDSGVGRTDESTRYEESSEHDLLGDDHTSASNTNTTNTPGSMRKFLSGRGDTPPLLHSQELQFSTDSLLGLDCFSTLDQVERLERAYMTDPVRMIMMPGLTEEECERYKELLEIKCFYEKNCSPPGLAPEEGGVSLDENRNESLTQHEMALLEEELRHLEFKCRNILRAQKMQQLRERCMKAWPQEDKSGAAGVGMGAGRLDMTDPLGNEESCHHALSDINELPERDRSDKDSTSAYNTGGESCRSTPLVNEQHPSPSTHSPEGGDTLLQTSTRQKERGTRAKRGDESQANLNQPKSPHAHRRGAEAKTCSPGSKARSLPHDARRGSDAGVRRNPTPGGTAERAGGRSAENSPYLSRRQAEVKLPQRYLSCMQLRSPSASERLGLRTNPALEGGDDASPMSLGSTCKDVAHTPSTVTVPLSPPLLPASPRMEWKVKIRSDGSRYVAKRPVRDRLLKARAMKIREERSGMTTDDDAVSEMKMGRYWSKEERKQQLLRAREQRRRREFMMQSRLDCLREREQGGGGGGQQGAPPQEPTSILELCHRRSGKKRSRKILDNWITIQELLAHGSRSADGKKVYNPLLSVTTV
- the LOC133456696 gene encoding PDZ domain-containing protein 4-like isoform X2; this translates as MLCSFDPDGRLKMNGKELSCLSGDPTLDIRDPVRCNIPRRGPRRRGGAAGAPAGQLTVTMGMADCVDSCTQTDISFQHMLTLGRSSQHPCGAPPPPDPPPSPPLPPLLEPYLLNEIFTEPVYYDPTDYFDITQHEVDRQDELEYEEVELYKSRQQDKLGLTVCYRTDDEEDLGIYVGEVNPLSIAAMDGRIRKGDRILQINGVDIQNREEAVAILTREDSTNVSLLLARPEMENDNQLDADELELEPLENALHLSGCHRAGASVLGPGPAGAAAGGGSHGHGPPLYGEPPDLLQTVLSNSQELDSGVGRTDESTRYEESSEHDLLGDDHTSASNTNTTNTPGSMRKFLSGRGDTPPLLHSQELQFSTDSLLGLDCFSTLDQVERLERAYMTDPVRMIMMPGLTEEECERYKELLEIKCFYEKNCSPPGLAPEEGGVSLDENRNESLTQHEMALLEEELRHLEFKCRNILRAQKMQQLRERCMKAWPQEDKSGAAGVGMGAGRLDMTDPLGNEESCHHALSDINELPERDRSDKDSTSAYNTGGESCRSTPLVNEQHPSPSTHSPEGGDTLLQTSTRQKERGTRAKRGDESQANLNQPKSPHAHRRGAEAKTCSPGSKARSLPHDARRGSDAGVRRNPTPGGTAERAGGRSAENSPYLSRRQAEVKLPQRYLSCMQLRSPSASERLGLRTNPALEGGDDASPMSLGSTCKDVAHTPSTVTVPLSPPLLPASPRMEWKVKIRSDGSRYVAKRPVRDRLLKARAMKIREERSGMTTDDDAVSEMKMGRYWSKEERKQQLLRAREQRRRREFMMQSRLDCLREREQGGGGGGQQGAPPQEPTSILELCHRRSGKKRSRKILDNWITIQELLAHGSRSADGKKVYNPLLSVTTV